The proteins below come from a single Pseudomonadota bacterium genomic window:
- the gpmI gene encoding 2,3-bisphosphoglycerate-independent phosphoglycerate mutase encodes MTDWSLRKHPNLTGSPGPVLVCVMDGVGCGAHDESDAVWLARTPNLDFLAEHTLACRLAAHGRSVGMPSDADMGNSEVGHNAMGAGRVFDQGAKLVDHAIREGGLFEGEVWRRLVARAAQSGQPMHFVGLLSDGNVHSHIDHLVALIRRCDFENLARVRVHILLDGRDVPETSCLSYVSQLEQVLGEINAAKGRDYRIASGGGRQTTTMDRYEADWRIVQRGWQAHVLGQGRGFRSAQDAIDTYRREAPGIIDQDLPSFVVVDAQGKPVGPIEDGASVVLYNFRGDRALELSRAFDDDDFAAFDRTRRPDVLYAGMMQYDGDLGIPAHFLVAPPAIDRTLGEYFARNRITQLAISETQKFGHVTYFWNGNRTGRFDPAYEKYVEVPSDRVPFEQRPWMKAAEITDALIQELETGRYQHARVNYANGDMVGHTGKRDAAIIAVECVDLQIGRLLQVVKRLNGTLVVTADHGNADEMYERDKKSKAVLLDSRGAPRNKTSHSLNAVPFYLYAPGSRLVLNTEIEQRGLSNLAATVCQLLGRQAPPDYEPGLLDDRGA; translated from the coding sequence ATGACCGACTGGAGCCTGAGGAAACACCCGAACCTGACCGGCTCGCCGGGTCCCGTGCTGGTGTGCGTCATGGATGGTGTGGGGTGCGGCGCCCACGACGAATCCGATGCCGTCTGGCTGGCACGCACACCGAACCTCGACTTCCTTGCGGAGCATACGCTCGCCTGCCGCCTGGCTGCGCACGGACGCTCCGTGGGCATGCCCTCGGACGCGGACATGGGCAACAGCGAGGTCGGCCACAACGCCATGGGAGCAGGTCGGGTCTTCGACCAGGGCGCGAAGCTGGTGGATCACGCGATCCGAGAGGGAGGGCTGTTCGAGGGCGAGGTGTGGCGTCGGCTGGTCGCACGAGCGGCGCAGAGCGGCCAGCCCATGCACTTCGTCGGTCTGCTCTCCGATGGCAATGTGCACAGCCACATCGATCATCTGGTTGCGCTCATCCGTCGCTGCGACTTCGAGAACCTGGCTCGGGTGCGCGTGCACATTCTCCTCGACGGCCGCGACGTGCCGGAAACGAGCTGCCTCAGCTACGTGAGCCAGCTTGAACAGGTACTCGGGGAGATCAATGCGGCCAAGGGGCGTGACTACCGCATCGCTTCAGGCGGCGGGCGCCAGACGACGACGATGGATCGCTACGAGGCGGACTGGCGGATCGTGCAACGCGGCTGGCAAGCACACGTGCTGGGCCAGGGACGCGGGTTTCGTAGCGCGCAGGATGCGATCGACACCTACCGGCGCGAGGCTCCCGGAATCATCGATCAGGACCTGCCGTCGTTCGTGGTCGTGGACGCCCAAGGAAAGCCGGTCGGGCCTATCGAAGACGGTGCTTCGGTGGTCCTTTACAACTTCCGGGGCGACCGAGCCTTGGAGCTCAGCCGTGCCTTCGATGACGACGACTTCGCGGCGTTCGACCGGACGCGTCGCCCGGATGTGCTTTACGCCGGAATGATGCAGTACGACGGCGACCTGGGAATCCCTGCGCACTTCCTTGTTGCCCCGCCGGCCATCGACCGCACACTTGGCGAGTATTTCGCCCGCAACCGAATCACGCAGCTCGCGATCAGCGAAACCCAGAAGTTCGGGCACGTCACCTACTTCTGGAACGGCAATCGAACAGGAAGGTTCGATCCAGCATACGAAAAATACGTCGAGGTCCCCAGCGACCGGGTCCCCTTTGAGCAGCGTCCCTGGATGAAGGCAGCCGAAATCACCGACGCGCTGATTCAGGAGCTCGAGACCGGTCGCTACCAACACGCGCGCGTGAACTACGCCAACGGCGACATGGTGGGGCACACGGGCAAGCGCGACGCGGCGATCATCGCGGTCGAATGCGTCGATCTGCAGATTGGGCGCCTGTTGCAGGTCGTCAAGAGGCTCAACGGGACCCTGGTGGTGACGGCGGACCACGGCAACGCGGACGAGATGTACGAGCGGGACAAGAAGAGCAAGGCCGTGCTGTTGGACAGCCGCGGTGCGCCAAGAAACAAGACCAGTCACAGCCTCAATGCCGTCCCGTTCTAT